TGAAGGCGGCGTACTCAGCGGCGAAGGTTACGAAAGCGGCTGCTATGTAAAACCCTGCATCATTGAGGCAAAGAACGAATTCCACATTGTACAGGAAGAAACCTTTGCCCCCATTCTGTATGTAATGAAGTACAGCACCATTGAGGAAGCCATTGCCATGCAAAACGGCGTTCCGCAGGGCCTTTCTTCATCCATTTTCACCACCAACATGCGCGAAATGGAAACCTTCCTCTCGCACGAAGGTTCAGACTGCGGCATTGCCAACGTAAACATCGGTACATCCGGTGCCGAAATCGGCGGTGCTTTCGGTGGTGAAAAAGAAACCGGCGGCGGCCGCGAATCAGGCTCTGATGCCTGGAAAGCCTACATGCGCCGTCAAACCAATACCATCAACTACAGCACCACGCTTCCGCTGGCGCAGGGTATTCAGTTTAATTTCTGAGTTAGCGAATCCAGTACTTTCTGCCACAACCAACTTATGTAGGTTGTGGCAGTTGTTTTATGTTAATAACATCACGCTCAAAACAGCAACCCAAATCATCAAAACCAAGTATATACAAAGTACCTCTGCGCTTTAACCGAGAATTTATGAAAGTGAAAAAAAGAAACGCGCTGACACTCCTGCTTGCCTGTAATTTGTGGGCACTTACCATTTTTGCACAGCAGCCTGAATTACTCAAGCCCGGTTTGTGGCGCGGGGTGCTGAAGCTGAATGACACAACTGATTTACCCTTTTCGTTTTCGGTAGTGCCGGGTGCGAAACCACAACTGATTATCACCAACGGCGAGGAGCGTATTTTCGCCGAGCAGCTTAGCATTACTGCCGATTCGGTAACCTGGCGTATGCCGGTGTTTGATTCCGGCTTCAGGTGCAGGCGCGACAGCGCCACGTCGTTTCACGGCATCTGGGTAAACCGCAACGGCAAAAATCCGGTGAATGTGCCTTTCCGTGCCGTACACGGGCAGGTGCGTTTCCCGATTGAGAAGCCGGGCTTTCGCGGAGCAACCATAGACGGGCGCTGGAGCACGATGTTTTCGCCGGGTACTGCCGACAGTACGGTTGCTGTGGGCGTTTTTACCACCACGCCTCGCGGTGTAATCGGCACTTTCCTCACCGAAACCGGCGATTACCGCTACCTGCAGGGCGATTTTGTGAAGGCCGACGTGTTTAAACTCTCGTGTTTCGACGGTGCACACGCATTCCTTTTCCGCGCGCAGATTTTGCCCGATGGCACCATCAGCGGCCGCTTCTGGTCGGGGAATACGTGGACAGAACCGTGGACTGCCTACCGGAACGACAGTGTACAGCTGCGAAATCCCGAGCAACTGACCTGGATAAAAGACAGCAGCAAAATCGGCTTCACTTTCCGCGATTTAAACGGCAATCCGGTTTCGCTCAGCGACCCGCGCTTTGAGGGGAAAGTAGTAGTGGTGCAGCTCATGGGATCGTGGTGCCCCAACTGCATGGACGAAACGCGCTGGCTGGCCGGCCTGCATAAAAAGTATGCAAATTCCGGCTTTGAAGTAGTAGCGCTTTGTTTCGAACGCACAGGCGATACAGCACGATCAAATGCCAACATACGCCGCATGAAAGCCAACCTCGCCGCCAATTACCTTTTCCTCAACACCGGGCTGAGCAGTAAAGCGCAGGCTTCAGCTGCGTTGCCGTTTCTTAATGGCGTAATGGCTTTCCCCACTACACTTTACATTGACCGCACCGGCAACGTGCGCAAAATACACACTGGTTTCAGCGGCCCCGGAACCGGAGCAGACTACGAAAGATTCACTGCTGAAATGAATATCTTCATTCAGCAGTTGCTGGCCGAAGGAGCAGCGAAAGAGTAGAGGGTAATAAACCGTCAGATATTCACCAGCGATGTTTCCTGATGTTTGGTGTCAAACAAATCGCAGCCAATTTTATACCCTAGTTCCCGGTAGGCTTCAAACTGCTTCTCATCAAAAAACTGATCGGCGGTTGACTGGTGCGGGAATTCGGGATGTACGCCTTTATAGCTGTACACATCGGTTGGCAGGTTTTTCACCATGGTCAGTTTGAGGTAATACAACGTGCCTTTTTTGCCCGAAGCGTAGTTGATGTCGGCCACAGCAAAACCGCGCTGCGCCAGTGCATATTTAGCTATGAATATTTTATTTGCACTGTCGGTTTCAGTTTCCGGAAGAAGATCGCTTAGCGGATATTCTTTTCTGAATTCAATCTCTGCGCCAAAATCAACACGCACTTTTTCTACGGCATTGGCCAGATCATCAAAGTTGAACAGCGGATCGGCGCCACCATCAGACACCACGATTACTGAAAGTTCGCGGCGGATGAGTTCGTAAATGCCCAGATTTTCGAAGTGACCACCGTCTGAAAGCTGAATGTTCCGGTTGGTTTCCTTCAGTCCCCAGCCAAAAAGCTGGCCGTTTAATCCGGGGACAAAAAAGTTGGGCGGCATTTTCCACGGTTTTTTGTTCGGATTGGTCATCCAGAAACCCAGTCTGATGTTGAGAATAATAAACATCACCGAAACAATGGTGTTTCGCGTGGCACCTTCGCCCGAAACACCGGCGTTGGGATTTACTGCCGCAGCCGATGTGGCCATAGCGGTAGCCAGTGAAACACGGCGACTGAAATGCCGGTGCGTTTTATCGGTTTTGCACCAGCCGGTGGCGCTGCTGCCGCAGAAAAGTGGCGAAAGCACAAAGTTGTCGCCCCCCCGGCTTCTGAATTTTACTGTCTCCGAGTTTGCCAGAATGAGGTTGGTATTGATGAGGTGATAGGGCTTTTTGTTTTTGCCCTGACACATATCCTCAAGCAGCGTTTTATCGGCCGAAATGGCGGGTTGCCATTTATTTTCCTTCACGGCATCAGGCTCCGGCATAAATGTTTCCATTAAACGGTTACGCCAGATGCGGCTGGGCGAAATGAGGTTGAGGTTTACAAACACACCAAAGAAGAACGAAAGAAGTAAAAGACTGCCGCTGAAAATAACGGGCCAGAAAAACCGCACTCCGCTGATGCTAACCGACTGCCCGAAGGCAATGCCTTTTTGACCGAGGAGGTAGGCAATAAAAGTAAGTCCGTAAATCAGCGAAAATGCCCCCAGATAGACCATTGTACCGGATATTGCACCTGAACTCTTATCGTGTTTCTGTGCTTTCCAGTATTGCCAGATACTTACAAGGATACCAAACGATGTAGAACCACCCGCAAGCATCAGGCCTCCGCCCGAATTATTCAAATCATCAATCTGAAGGTGAATAAACGGGATCAATCCAAATAACAGAAACAATAGAATAATCTTCCACAGCAAACCTGCCAGGCGTTGTGTGGTGATAAAATATTTGTATTTCGTTTCAGGACTTTTTTTGCTGCCAAACTTGGTGTAAAGGGAATAGTACATATTTAACAGAAGATATACACCGGTTAGGAGCATCGCAAGGGGTACAAAAATACCTTCGCCGCCAAACGATTCACGGGGAAGGCCAAGCAGTTCGCCAAAGTATCTGGTATCAAATGCCGATACGGCCACTAATATCCCCATGATCGATACAAACAAAAGCATGTAAACCAGCAGCGACATGAAAATGCTGCGTACAGCCACACTTGCTACGGAGAGCAATCCCAGTTTGTCGGGTGTAAGATAATTGCTGTGCAGGCGTATATAATCAAGTCGTTTATTCCGCTCAGGATTATCACGTTTATTTCCCTGAGCGTCTTTATGCCCCAGCGGAAAATTTTCGGGCGTGGTGCCTGCGTTGTCTTTTTCCTGATGCAAGGCCCATGTAAGTGCCGTGCCCAGATAACCACCACCGGACACGGTTGACATGTAGTGCATTTTTTCGAGTTTCCGGTGTTTTACCATTGCCTGCATAACACCCATACCGAAAGAAGCCGAGCGGATGCCTCCGCCCGAAAATGCAATGCCATAAAGTGGCTCGTCGGTGCTCGAAGTCAGGTATTGTTTTTCTTCATGCAGTACCTCATGAAAATCATCAAGGGATGCAGAGCCGGGCTTTTGTTCGCTGTATGTCACGGTGTAGTGGTTTCTGGCTAAAGTATAAATTGATTCAGCAATTCATACAAGCTGCAACGTTTTTCGTGTGTAAAACCGGGAATTATACCCGTTTTTTGAGCAATGAGTTTTTCAACAGAAATAGTTTACACGGTCATATGTTATTTAACATTTGTCTTTTACCTTGCAGATTAAAATCAACGCAAATGGAACCGGTACACATTCACCTCATTGTAACACACTTTCCCATTATCGCTTCATTCCTTGGCGCCGTGGTGCTGGTGTGGGGAATGCTTTACAAATCAAAACCCACGCAAACAATAGCACTGCTTATTCTGGTTGCCTCGGCTGTAGGTGCGGCGATTTCTAATTTTACCGGCGAGGCCGCCGAAGAAGTGGCTGAGCGCATTGCCGGTGTGTCACACAGTGTGATCCATGAACATGAAGAAGCGGCTGAGCTTGCTTTTGTGCTTCAGCTAGTAATGGGTGTGCTGGCGTTGGTTTCGCTTATTATGGCCTGGCGTAAATCGGCACTTACCCGTATTGCAACCATCGTAACCCTGCTGGTGGCGCTGGCTGCTTTTGTGTTTGTGGCCCGTGCCGGCTATTATGGCGGAATGATTCGTCACCCCGAAGCCACCGGGCAACTCCAGCCTGCAGCCGCCGGTGCGGAACATGACGAGCCTGAATCTGAACATTAACCACGTTTGTCTATAAAGCAAAACAGCCGGTAAATCGTAAGACTTACCGGCTGTTTATATAAATGCACAGTGTTTACTCTTTCACCACTTTCTGAATCAGCATACCCTCGCCGCGTGTAATGCGCAGCATATACATACCGGCAGGCAGCATGGAAGTGTCAATTGTTTCCCGCTCGCGGGTGGCTTGTGTGCGCATTACGCTGCGGCCAAGCGCATCAGTAAGTTCAAGCTGATCGCCTGCTGCAGCACCCTCAACCACAAACTGGTCGCGGAACGGATTGGGATAAATGCTTACGCCTGCCAGTGTGTTTTCGCCAATGCCTACACAGGCATTTACGGTGTAAAGCACATAGGCCGTGTCTGAACATCCGCTGGCATTGGTGTAGGAATAACCAATATTAAACGTACCCACACCCGACACCGAAGGCGAGAACTGTCCGCCCGACACGCCGGGGCCAAAGTAATTGCCGCCTGCAGGCAGGCCGCCGGTAATTGTGCGCGGACCATCGGTTACACACAACACAGCCGGTGAGTTAAAAATTACGTTGGGCGAAGGCGCCACAGTAAGTGTAATTTGTGTTTGCCCCGAACAGTTGAATACATCTGAGCCCGTTACCGTGTACGTAGTTGTAGAGGCTGGTGTAACTACCACGCTTTGTCCGCCAAGATTGCCCGGGTTCCAGATGTAGGTAAGTGCACCGGTGGCGCTAAGCACAACCTGTTCGCCCAAACACGCCACAGAGTCGCTGCTGGTGGCGGTGAGTACCGGCAACGGGTTTACCGTAAGTGTAAGCGTATCGTTATCCGAGCAGTTGTTGTTATCGGTTACCGTAAGCACGTAAGTTGTGGTGGCCGGTGGCGTTACCGTAATTGAACTGCTGATCTGGTTGCCGGGAAGCCAGGCATAGTTGTTTGCACCGCTTCCGTTAAGTGTAGCCGAACTTCCTGCACATACTACGGTTGATGATGTAGTAATTGCAGCCACCGGAGCCGGATTCACTACAAACTGTACCACGGCTGTACCTGTGCAGCCGGTATTCATATCGGTGTATGAATAGGTCACAGGAAATGTTCCGGGGCCGGTCAACGCCGGGTCGAAGGTGTTTGAAAAAATGCCGGGGCCTGTAATGACCACAGGTAAAT
This genomic window from Bacteroidota bacterium contains:
- a CDS encoding TlpA family protein disulfide reductase — encoded protein: MKVKKRNALTLLLACNLWALTIFAQQPELLKPGLWRGVLKLNDTTDLPFSFSVVPGAKPQLIITNGEERIFAEQLSITADSVTWRMPVFDSGFRCRRDSATSFHGIWVNRNGKNPVNVPFRAVHGQVRFPIEKPGFRGATIDGRWSTMFSPGTADSTVAVGVFTTTPRGVIGTFLTETGDYRYLQGDFVKADVFKLSCFDGAHAFLFRAQILPDGTISGRFWSGNTWTEPWTAYRNDSVQLRNPEQLTWIKDSSKIGFTFRDLNGNPVSLSDPRFEGKVVVVQLMGSWCPNCMDETRWLAGLHKKYANSGFEVVALCFERTGDTARSNANIRRMKANLAANYLFLNTGLSSKAQASAALPFLNGVMAFPTTLYIDRTGNVRKIHTGFSGPGTGADYERFTAEMNIFIQQLLAEGAAKE